The stretch of DNA ATCAGGCCCTGGAAGCCTTCGCTGGCGCCGATGTAGTGGCCCAGGAAGGATTTGGTGATCGCCACCAGCGCGATCAACGGTGCGGCGTAGGCGATGACCGGGGTCTGGAAGTGGTTCGCCAGGTACGACAGGATCGAGATGTTCTGCGCCTTGGCGGCGGCGAGGTCAGCCGGCGACAGGGCCAGCACGCAGCTGAAGCAGAAGAACATCACCGTCAGCACCATCATGCTGTGGGCCATGGCCAGGATGCCGCTGCTTTTGCGTTCGGCTTGCGGGCCGTACACGCGTTTCTGGTCGACGGCGAAGGCGGAGATGATCGGCGAGTGGTTGAAGGAAAACACCATCACCGGGATCGCCAGCCACAAGGTCTTGAAGAAGGCCGGCAGGGGCATGCCTTCGCTGGCGGAGGCGAAGAACGCACCGTTCCAGTTGGGGATCAGGCTCACCGCCAATAGCAGCAGGGCGGCGACGAAGGGGTACACCAGCACGCTCATGGCCTTGACGATCACGCCCTGGCCGCAGCGCACAATGGCCATCAGGCCGAGGATCAGCACCAGCGACAGGATTGCCCGGGGCGGTGCAGCCAGGTGCAGTTGGTGTTCCATAAAGCTGGTCAGGGTGTTGGTCAGCGCCACGCTGTACACCAGCAAAATCGGGAAGATCGCGAAGAAGTACAGCAGGGTGATCAGCTTGCCGGCGCCGATACCGAAGTGTTCTTCCACCACTTCGGTGATGTCGCCGGATTTGCCCGACAACACAAAGCGCGTCAGCCCACGGTGGGCGAAGTAGGTCATCGGAAAGGCCAGCAGCGCCAGCACGATCAACGGCCAGAAGCCGCCCACGCCAGCGTTGATCGGCAGGAACAAGGTGCCGGCACCGATGGCGGTGCCGTAGAGGCCGAGCATCCAGGTGGTGTCGTGTTTGTTCCAGCCTTGTGTAACGGTGGTCGGCGTCAGGTCTACAGCGGGATTTTCGGCAGCAGGTGTACGTACATCGGTCATCGTTATTGCCTCGTTATTATTTTTGCGCGGGCTCACGTTGGGGCGATCAGGGAATGCTCCTCAGCACTCCACCCAGCTGACGGCCAGGCCGCCCCGTGAAGTTTCTTTGTATTTGTCGTGCATGTCGGCGCCGGTGTCGCGCATGGTGCGGATCACGCGGTCCAGGGAGATGAAGTGTTTGCCGTCGCCGCGCAGGGCCATTTGCGTGGCGTTGATCGCCTTGACCGCGGCGATGGCGTTGCGCTCGATGCACGGCACCTGGACCAACCCGCCAACCGGGTCGCAGGTCAACCCCAGGTTATGTTCCAGGCCGATTTCGGCGGCGTTTTCCAGTTGCTCCGGGGATGCGCCGAGCACGTCTGCAAGGCCGGCAGCGGCCATGGCGCAGGCGGAACCCACTTCGCCCTGGCAGCCGACTTCGGCGCCGGAGATCGAGGCGTTTTTCTTGCAGAGGATGCCGACGGCGGCGGCAGCCAGGAAGAAATTCACCACGTCATCGTCGGATGCGTCCGGGTTGAACTTCATGTAGTAGTGCAGCACCGCCGGGATGATTCCCGCCGCGCCATTGGTCGGTGCCGTCACCATGCGCCCGCCGGCGGCGTTTTCTTCGTTGACGGCGAGGGCGAACAGGTTGACCCATTCCATGGCCGACAAGGTCGAGGTGATAACGTTGGGTTTGCCGATTTCCAGCAGGCTGCGGTGCAATTTCGCCGCGCGCCGTGGCACATCCAGACCGCCGGGCAGGATGCCTTCGTGGCGCAGGCCTTGTTCGACGCATTCACGCATCACCGACCAGATATGCAGCAGGCCGCTGCGGATCTCGGCATCGCTGCGCCAGGCCCGCTCGTTGGCCATCATCAGCTCGGAAACCCGCAGGCCGTGCTTGTTGCACAAGGCCAGCAGTTCGACGGCGCTCGAAAAGTCGTAGGGCAATTGCACTTCGCTGGTAGGCGCGATACCGGACTCGGCTTCTGCCGCTTCGATGATGAAACCGCCGCCCACCGAGTAGTACGTTTGCTCGCTCAACGGGCCGTTTTCGCCGTAGGCATGCAGGGACATGGCGTTGGGGTGGTAGGGCAGGCTTTCGTCCAGCAGCAGGAGGTCGTGTTGCCAGTTGAAGGCAATCGACGTGCGGCCGCCGAGCAGCAATTGGCCGGACTCGCGCAGTTGCTGGATGCGTGGGCCGATGCTGGTGGGGTCGATGCTGTCTGGCCATTCGCCCATCAGGCCCATCACACAGGCGCGGTCGGTGGCGTGGCCGACACCGGTGGCGGACAGCGAGCCGTACAAACGCACTTCTACCCGACGGGTTTCGTCGAGCAATTGCTGGTCGATAAGCGCTTGGACGAAGGTCGCCGCGGCCCGCATCGGGCCGACGGTATGGGAGCTGGAAGGACCAATGCCCACTTTGAATAGATCGAAAACACTGATAGCCATGCTAAACCCTTACAAGCAATGGAGTAGGAATCGCTGCCATGTTTTGTAGGACAAGCGGAATTGGCGCGATACTGAGCCTCTGGATCGGCACTGACCAACGAATTATCCTAAGACACCCTTTAGTAGGACTAAACCCTATGGCTCGCCCGCTTCATGGCCAGACCTACGTCTGGTTGCACGTTTTTTCCTGCGCGGCACGGCATTTGTCGTTCACCCGCTGCGCCGAGGAACTGCACATCACCCCGGGCGCGGTCAGCCAGCAAATCCGTCAGTTGGAGGAGCGTCTGGGGTTTCGCCTGTTCCATCGGCGCGCACGCGGGGTTGAGCTGAGCGCAGAGGGCCAGCGGTTGGCGATCACCGTGGGCGAGGCCTATGGCAGCATCGATGCCGAGTTGCAGCGGCTGGACGCCGGGATGATCAGCGGCACCTTGCGCCTGCGCTCGATCCCGTCGTTTCTCGGCAAATGGCTGACCCCGCGTTTGCCGCGTTTGCAGCAGCGCTTCCTGGATATCCAGCTGCGCATGGTTGCCGAAGACAGCAGCGTCGCCCTGCACGAGGGCGACTTCGACCTGGCCATCGACCTTAACGACGGCAGCTATCCCGGCTTGTTGTCCACAGCCTTGCTGGACGAGCAGATTTTCCCGGTGTGCGCACCGAGCCTGCTGCGGGGGCGACCGCCACTGCATGGCCCCGCTGACCTGGTGCATTTCCCGCTGCTGCACGACATCACTGCCTGGCGTGGGAGTTATGAGTACGCAGAGTGGGAGTTCTACCTGAATGCCATCGGCTACGACGCTGCCGACGTACGGCGCGGGCATACCTTCAACCGCAACCACCTGACCATCGAGGCGGCGATTGCGGGCATGGGCGTGGCGATTGCCCGGCGAACCTTGCTCAATGACGAACTGGAACGCGGCACCTTGATCGTGCCATTCGGCCTCGCCGTCCCCAACCACAAACGCTATGTGCTGTTGTACGCGCCGGGTGCGTTGAGCCATCCGGGCGTGCGGGCGGTGCATGACTGGCTGGTGGAGGAAGCGGAGATTTTTCGCGGATTGCACCCGTTGGGAGAGGGGCAATTGTAAGGAAGTTGGCGGTAAGAAGATGTAACCAACTCCCCACCCTAACAGCGTTTTTGGTTGTAGTCAGGGTTAATTTGTAATGTGGGATTTATCTTTGCAAAGGGGTTGAAATGTTCCTCTGTCTGCTCAATTGTGTAATCAGGAGGTCATGGTTTTCACCCATCCGGTGAAGCAGGAATGGCCTTCGGCGAGCTAGCTGAAATAAGGGAAAACTATGCAAATCCAAGTCAATAGCGATAACCATATTGAAAGCAGCATCCGACTGGAGGAGTGGGTACGTACCACCATTGAGAGCACGCTCGAACGTTACGAAGAAGATCTGACCCGCGTCGAGGTTTACCTGCGGGACGAGAACGGTGACAAGCCCGGCCCACACGATCTGAGTTGCCGACTGGAAGCACGGCCAAAAGGCCATCAACCGCTTTCGGTCCTCCATAAAGCCGATACGCTGGAACAGGCGATCGATGGCGCAGCGACCAAGCTGGAGCATGCCCTGGAGCATCTGTACGGCAAACTGCGCGGCAAACCACGCGCCGCGGGTCAAAGCCTGCCCAATACCAAGGCCGACGAGGCCGAGCTAGAAGAGGAATTCCTGGAAAACGAACAGGCTGCGCTTAACGGCTGATAGCTGATACTTTTTTCAACCCCACTGAAAACGGGCCTGCAGATGCAGGCCCGTTTTTTTATGCGCAAAAGGTCAGCGCGGGCTGCGCCGGAAAAAACAGGCGCTCAAGGCCGCCAGTGCGCACGCTCCAACGCCGGCATACAGCATGGCCCATCCCGCACCGTTGCGCAGCGCGGCCTGGGCGATCAGTGGGCCCTGCGGCAACACGTCCAGCTTGCCGGCGGCGATGTCCTGACTGAGGGTGGCCAACTGTGCCGTGCCAGGCAATATGCCAGCCAGGTAATGAGCGATCCCGAGTATCAACACCAACCCCATCAACGCGATATTCAGCGCCAGGGTGATCAGACGTGCACTGAAGTCGATGCCCGAGGCCATCCCTGCGCGGTCGGATGAAACTGATCCGGTGGTGGTGTTGGTGGTGGGCGAGTTGGTAAACGCCAAGCCGCTGCCGGCAATCCCACAGGCGATCAGGACCCATACCACACTGGGCTGGCCGCTATGATTGATCGCCGCCATTGTCACAAACCCCACGCCCATCAGGCCCAGGCCCAATGGAATGATGCGTTCGGCGCCATAGCGCAGGGCCAGGCGTTCAGCCAGCGGCGGCACCACGAACGTGGGCAGGGTATAGGCGAGCAGGGCGAGCCCGGTGAGCATGGTGTCGTAGCCCAGGCCGGCCTGGAAATACAGCGGCAGGTAGATCATGAAGGGCCAGAAGCTGAAGTTCATGCCGATCGAGCCCATCAGCGCGCCGTTGAAGCGCGGGATGCGAAACACCGAGAAGTCGAACATCGGATGCAGGCTGCGCCGCTCGACAACCACGAACAACAACAGGCTGCCCACCGACAGTCCGGCCCAGCCGAGCATGGCCGGGGTGGCAAAGCCGCTCTCGGTGCCCTGGGTGATGAAATAAACCAGGGCGAACACTGCCAGGGTGAGGGTGGCCATACCGGCTATATCGAGGCGATGGGCCGCCGGGTCACGGGATTCCTGCACGCTGATGCGCAGCAACACCAGAGTGAACAAGGTCAACGGCACATGCACCAGGAACACCCAGCGCCAATCCGCCACCGCCAGGATCAATGCCCCCACCATCGGCCCGAAACCCAGGCCCACCCCGGCGATCACGCCCCACACCGCAAAGGCCCGGGCCCGGGTCGCCGGCTCGCGGAACTGGTGCGACAGGATCGCGAACTGGCAGATCATCATCGCCCCGCCACCCACGCCCTGGACAAAACGCGCCGCGATCAGCGTGGACGCATCGTTCGCCAGCCCGCAGGCGAGCGAAGCCAGCCCGAATACCCACAGGCACAGCACCAGCATGCGTCGGCGGCCAAAACGATCGGCCAATGTGCCGGCGGCCATCAGCACGCTGGTGCAGGCCAGGGTGTAGGCGTTCATGATCCATTGGGCGTCCTGGAAGCCGGTGCCCAGTTGCTGCTCAAGGGTGGGCAGGATGACCGGCACGCTGGAAATCTCCAGCCCGAACATCAACGCCACCAGGCACACGGCGGTGAGCGCAAGGCCGTCCCGGGCGGTACGTGGCGGGTTGATGGCAGATACAACGGCGTCGGGTGGCATGGCCTCTTCCTTTCAATGGGGGAAGGTGTCATTTTCACGGGAATCTGATTCTTTATTAGCGATACTTCTTCCTGTGATAAGGGAATATAGGGCGACAAACGACCATGGCCACTCCGCGTTTTGATGGTGTTGAACTGTTTTTGCAGATCGTCGAGAGCGGCAATCTGACGGAGGCCGCCGAACGGCTGAACCTCACGCGCTCGGCGGTGGGCAAAGGCCTGGCGCGGCTGGAGGCGCGGTTGGGGACGTCGCTGTTGCAACGCTCCACCCGGCGTCAGCGTTTGACCGAGGACGGGCAGGCCTATTACGAGCATTGCCTGCGTGCGCTGGCGGAACTGGAAGCCGCCGAATCCGTGCTGGAAAGTGGCCGTCAGCAGCCACGTGGACGGTTAAGGGCCAGCTTGCCTTTGGCGTTCGGTCATCACTATGCGGCGCCGGCGTTGTGGGGGCTGATGGACCGTTTTCCGCAACTGGAGATTGAAATTTCCTTCTCCGACCGACTGATCGACCTGGCCCAGGAAGGCTTCGATCTGGCGGTACGCATTGGCGCGCTGCCTGACACCGACCGCCTGAGCGCCCGCCGCCTGGGGGAACAGGCGATTGCCTTGGCGGCGTCACCCGCGTACTTGCAGCGCACACCTCGGATTGACTCCATCGACGACCTGGCCGGGCACCGGGGCATTGCCTATCGCAGCAATGCCCCGCACCGCGAGCGAGTCGCCTCGCCGTTGATCCTCGATGACCTGCAGGCCGTGGCCGATGCCGCCATCGCCGGGGTCGGCCTGGCCTGGTTGCCCAGTTGGCTGATCGCCCACTACGTGTTGCGCGGGCAACTGCAGGCGGTACTGCCGGGCCACCGCGAGCAACCGATGCCGATCCATGTCATCTGGCCCACGGCGACGCACATGCCGGCCAAGACCCGGTGCGCCATCGACGCGTTGGTGGCCGGCACACCTTCGTGCCTGGCGGGTAGCTGATCAGAACGCGATGGACGTCTGCACATACAGCGTGCGCGGCTCGCCGACGTATTTGCCCTTGTTGTTATCGTCAAACGAGCGGGTGTAGTACTGCTTGTTGAAGATGTTTTTCACACCCACCGCCACGTTCAAATCCGACAGCTGCGGGCCAAAGTCGTACGCCGCGCGGCTGCTGAACAGCATGTAGCCAGGAATGCGTCCGGTGCTGCCATCAGCACTTTCTGCTTCAGTGTTGGCGTTGTCGGCAAACTGGCTGCTCTGGTAGCTGCTGTCCACGTTCAACTTCCAGCGACCTTCGGTGTAACCCACACCCAGCGTGCCCTTGTGCTTGGAGGAGAAGGGTACGCGGTTGCCTTTGTTCGGGCCGTCTTCGCGGATGGTGGCGTCGATGTAGGCGTAGGTGGCGTACACATCAAAACCGGCGAGCGCCGGGCTCAAGCCGTCGAGGGCGTAGTTGATGCTGGACTCGATGCCCTGATGGCGGGTTTCGCCGCGGGCGATCACGGTGTCGTTGGTCTGGTTGCTGTCGTACTGGTTGTCGAAGTTGATCAGGAACGCACCGATTTCGGCCCGCAGGGTGCCGTTGTCATAGCGTGTGCCGAGTTCCCAGGTGCGGGCTTTTTCCGGCTTCACTTCGCCACTGGTCACACGGTTGGGCATCTGGCTGTACTGCACGCTGCCGAACGACCCTTCGGTGTTGGCATAGAGGTTCCAGTCGTCCGTCAGGTGGTAGAGCACGTTCAACGCCGGCAGGGCGGTGTTGTAGTCACCCTTGTATTTGACGTTGCTGAGGTTGTTGGTCTGCTGGGACTCGATCATCTCGTAGCGGATGCCCGGGGTGATGGTCCATTTGCCGATATCAATCCGGTCGTCGACGAAGAACGCATTGGCTTCGGTGCTGCCCCGGGTGTCGCGGTCGTTGCGGCTGTCGGTGGTCGGCAGTTGCTGATTGGCGGAAATCGGCGTGCGGTAGCGCAGTTCGTGGCCGGCCTCGTTGATGTAGCGGTAGCCCACGCCGACTTCGTGGCTGGTTGGGCCGAGGTCGAAGCCTTGGGCGAAACGGGTTTCCAGGCCGCGTACCCAATACTCGCGGGGCGACAGGGAGAGGAAGTTGCCCTGGTCCAGGTAACCGCTGCGCAGGGTGGTGGTGAAGAAGCTGTTGACCGTGAATTCCCGGCGATCTTCCTGGTAGCGATAGCCCGCGTTGAACATGGTACGCCGGCCCCAGAACTGGTCGTAGGGGCGGGTGGACTGATACGGGTCGGCCTTGTAGGCCGCAGTGCTCAAACCACCGGGCATATCCGCCTTGCCTTCGTAGTACTGCGCCATGGCGTTGAAGCTGTTGGCGTCGTCCAGCTGGTATTTGCCCTTGAGGATCAGGTCGTCGATGCGGGTGTCGCTGTTCTCGCGCCAATCACCACCACGGGTGCCGGAATACAGGATCGCGCCGCCCAGGCCGTTGTCCGCCGTGCCGCCGGCCAGCAGGTTGCCGGTGGTCTTGAAGCCATCGTGGCTGGAAGACGGGCTGGTTTCGGTTTGCAGGCCGCCTTTCACCGTTGGCGCATCGGGAATCGCGCGCGTGACGAAGTTGACGATGCCGCCGACGTTCTGCGGGCCATAACGCACTGCGCCGCCGCCGCGTACCACGTCCACGGCATCCATGTTGCCCATGCTGATGGGCGCGAACGACAACTGCGGCTGGCCATACGGCGCGAACGGCACCGGGATGCCGTCCATCAAGACCGTGGAGCGCGAGGCCAGGCGTGGGTTGAGCCCGCGAATGCCGAAGTTCAGCGCCATGTCGTGGCTGCCGGTGCCGTTGTTTTCCGGGGCGTTGACCCCGGGAATGCGGTTGAGCACGTCGCGGGCCTGGGTGGCGCCCTGGCGTTCGAATTCTTCGCGGCGGATCACGTCCCGGGCGCCAGGGTGCTCGAAGACGTTGGTTTGCGCCGCGTCCCCCAGCCAGTCGCCGACCACGTTGGAGGTGCCCAATTCGAGGGTGGCCGGAGCATTCGCCGGTTGCAGGCTGAAGGCGTTGTTGCCCTCGGCACGGGCTTGCAGGCCGGTGCCTTTGAGCAACGCATTCAAGCCTTCTTCAGCGGTGTAGTTGCCCGACAGGCCGTGGCTTTGCACGCCGGCGGTCACGTCCGAGCCAAATGAAATCAGCACGCCGGCTTCCCGGCCAAATTGATTCAGCGACGCTTCCAGTGACGTAGGGGCGATGCGGTAGGGCTTGGCGTCGGCCGCCATTACGTAGGGAACGGTGCTGAAACTGAGGCTGGCCCCCAGCAACAAGTGGCGCAGGGTGCGGGCGAGTGGCGTCAGGCGAGTCGGTTGCTGGGGCATGAAGTGCGGTCCTGAGAAGGAAGGATCAAGGTGGCTTTCCTTCTCTGTCACGCGAGGTGCGGAAAACGGCTCACGGGGTTTGAAAATATTTCAGGCACGGGCTTCGACAGTGACCCAGTAGCGGGTAAACCGCCGGACCCTGACCGGCAGGCTGACTTGCAGCAGGTCCAGGATTCGTTCGCTGTCGTCCAGCGGGTAGCTGCCGGAAATCAGCAGGTTGGCCACCTGCGGGTCGCAATTGAGCTGGCCACGGCGATAACGGCTCAATTCGGCGAGGAAATCTTCCAGGCGCATGTGGGCCGCCACCAGCATGCCGTCGGCCCAGGCGCCGCTGCCGGCGTCGGTGGGGCGGGCGGTATCCCAGCCTTTGCGGGTGAAATTGACCTGATGGGCTTTCTCCACCGACAACGGCAAACCGCTATAGGTGTTGGGCATCACGTCAACGTGCCCATCAAACACCGCCAGTTGTGTGTGATCGTTGAATTGCCGCACGTTCAGCCGCGCGGCCTGGGCGCTGAGCAGGCCCTGGGAAGTGATGACCCGCAGCGGGGCGTTGCCGGGTTTGGCGGTCAGCAGGATTTCGCCTTCGAGCAGGCGGATCAAGCGTTGCTGGCCATCAAAATGCACATCCACCGCACTGCCGGTGTTGAGCTGCAACTGGCTGCCATCCGCCAGCTGGAACTTGCGCCGTTGGCCGATGGGGCTGCGGTAGTCGGCACTCAACGGCGGCAATATATGTTGCTGGCGCAAACCCCAGGCCGCTGCCGACCCGGCGCCGAGTATCAGCAACAACTTCAGGGCCTGACGACGACTGTTGGATTTCGGTGCATTCAAGGCGGCATGGGCCAGGGGTGATGGCATCCCGCGCAAGCGCTGGTTCACTCGCTGGATGTGCTCCCAGGCCCGCTGATGTTCGCTGTGGGCGTCCAGCCACTGTTGCCAGGCCGCTTGTTTGCGTGGGTTGAGCGGGCCCTGCTGCATTTCCATCAGCCAGTGCACCGCTTGTTCGGCGACTTGCGTTGAGAAACTCATAGGGCGAAGTAGCAGCGCATCGCCGCTTTATTCAGATGGCGCTTGACCGTGGCGATGGAGATCCCCAGTTCCGCGCCGATTTGCGCGTAGGTCAGGCCGTCGAGCTGGGACAGCAGGAACGCGCGTTTGACCAGGGGCGCCAGGCCATCCAGCAACTGGTCCAGCTCCATCAGGGTTTGCAGGATGATTGCCCGCTCTTCCTCCGACGGCGCCACGTGTTCGGGCATTTGTGCCAGGGCGTCGATGTAGGCGCGCTCCAGGTCCTGGCGGCGGTAATGGTTGCACAGCACACGCTTGGCGATGGCGGTGAGGAAGGCGCGAGGTTCGATCAGCGTCGGTGTTTCCCGTGCGGTGAGCACGCGGATGAAGGTGTCCTGGGCCAGGTCGGCGGCGCTTTCCGGGCAGCCGAGCTTGCGTCGCAACCAGCCGGTGAGCCAGTGGTGATGGTCGTGGTACAGGACTTCGACGGTGTTGGACGGCTGCAACGCGCACACTCCGGCAGCATGGGCATGCTTTAGAGAACAAGAATTGTTCGCATTGTAGGGCGCGCAGGCGGGTTCGGCAATTGCCAGTGATGCGTTCTCTTTTGCTTATGAGAACCTTTATCATTAATATTGCGTGCTGACGAACCTGGCGCCCTGTGCATGAAACGCAAAACATCACTTCCCGTTTCCTACCGTCTTGCCGTGACTTCGCGGGTGCTGGCGGCTGTGGTCGGCGGTTACTTGCTGGCGTCCCTGGCCAGCGTGTGCATGACCTTGTGGCTGCCCACCAGTCGCGCCGATGCGGTGATCAGCGGCATGCTGAGTTCGTTTGTGTTCTACCTGTTGGCGGTCATCTGGTGCTTCGCCTGTCGCACGGCCTGGCGCGCCTGGTTTGGCGTGTTGCTGCCCAGCGCGATAATGGCCACGTTCGCCGGGTTGGCGTACTGGATGGCGCGCACATGAAAGAGGGCTTCCGCCAGGCCATGGCCTGGTTGCACACCTGGGCCGGGCTGATCTTTGGCTGGCTGCTGTTTGCGATTTTCCTGACGGGCACCCTGTCGTATTTCAAGGACGAAATTACCCACTGGATGCAGCCCGAAGTGCAGGCGCATCCCGTCGATGACGCCCGTAGCCTGGCCGCCGCCCAAACCTATCTGCAACAACAGGCGCCCAATGCCGCGCGCTGGTTTATCACCTTGCCGAGCAGCCGTGAGCCGGGCCTGTCGGTGATGTGGCAAGACAAGGTCGACCCGGGCAAGCGCGGCAATTTCGTCGAAAAACTCCTCGATCCCGTCAGCGGCCAGCAGGTCCAGGCCCGGGAAAGCATGGGCGGCGAATTCTTCTATCGTTTCCACTTCCAGCTGCAAATGCCCTATCCGTGGGGGCGCTGGCTGTCGACCATCGCCGCGATGGTGATGTTCGTAGCGTTGATCACCGGGATCATTACCCACAAGAAAATCTTCAAGGACTTCTTCACCTTCCGTCCGCGCAAGGGCCAGCGTTCCTGGCTCGACGGGCACAACGCCGTGGGCGTGCTGGTGTTGCCGTTCCACTTGATGATCACCTACAGCAGCCTGGTGATTTTCATGAGCATGGTAATGCCGGCGAGCATCCTCGCTTCCTACGGCAACGATACCCGTGCGTTCTTCAACGATGTGTTTCCGGCCACCGACAATGCGCCGGCCCTCGGCCAGCCGGGGCAATTGCTGCCACTGGGTCCGATGTACGAGCAGGCGCGCGAGCAATGGGCCGGCGGGCATGTCGGACGGCTGGTGGTGAATAATCCAAGCGATGTAAACGCCTCGGTCAATGTGTTCCGCGCCGGGTCGGATCGAGTGGTGCATGACTTTGGCAGCACCGTGTCATTCAACGGCACTACCGGCGAACTGTTGCGGGTGAGCGGCGAGCAGTCGCTGCCGGCGGCGATTGGTGGCAGCTTCTACGGTTTGCACATGGGCCATTTCGCCGGCCCGGTATTGCGCTGGCTGTATTTCATCTGCGGCCTCGCGGGCACGGCAATGATCGGCACCGGGCTGGTGATGTGGCTGGGCAAGCGTCAGCTCAAGCACACCAAAACCGGTGTGCTGCCCTTTGAGCTGCGGCTGGTGGAAGTGCTGAACATCGCCAGCATGTCCGGCTTGATGATCGCCATCGCTGCATTCTTCTGGGCCAACCGCCTGTTACCAGCCAGCTTTGCCGGGCGCTCGGACTGGGAAGTACAAGCCTTCTTTATTGCCTGGGGCTTGAGCGTCGTGCACGCGATTGTTCGCCAGGGGCGCCGCGGCTGGGTTGAGCAATTGAGTGTGGGCGCGCTGCTGTTTATCGGCGTGCCGGTGCTCAACGCGCTGACCACGACCCAGCATTTGGGTGTGTCCCTGGCCAACGGCGACTGGGCCATGGCCGGCTTCGACCTGACGTGCCTGGGCAGCGGTGTGTTCCTCGCCTGGGCTGCCTGGAAAATGCAGCACCGCCGCGTCCCTCAGCCCAAGGCCGAACGTGCCCGGCCATTGACCCTCAAGGGCGAGGTGAACTGAATGCTCCTGGCGCTATTGCTGTGTTACGCAGGGTTTACCGCGTTGTGCCTGTCCATGGACCGGCACCATGGCGAACTGCTGCACAGTAAACCTTCGCCTCGTCGGCGCCTGGGTTTGCGCGTGGGCGGCTGGCTGCTGTTGATTGTCTCGATCTGGCCGGCGGTGCTCGCGACCGGGTGGAGCCAGGGGTTGGTGGAGTGGTGCGCGGTCTTGATGCTCAGCGGGTTGTTGCTGGTGTTGCTGTTGCCGTATCGGCCAAGGCTGGCCTTGATCCTGGCGGGCCTCGGCCTGCTGGCCAGTCCGGTTGCGGCCTTCGCGACCCTTTGAGTCCACCGTTGATGATCACCACGCCCCCCGAACATCCAGAGCAGCACGCAGACGCGGCGGGCGGACGGGCGCATTTCCTGCAGGTGTTCCTGTCCCAGCGCTCGCAGATGGAAGCGCTGGTCAGCCGCCGCGTGGGCTGCCGTGCGACGGCGGCGGACCTGGTGCAGGATTTGTTCCTGCGCTTCTGGCGCCGGCCGCTGGTGCAGGTCGAGGAGCTCAGCACCTACCTGCTGCGCTGCGCCGGCAATATCGCCATCGACCACCTGCGCAGCGAAGGCGCCCGGGTGCGCAGCAGCGAAGGCTGGCTGCCGGAACAACAGGATAACCAGGGCTGCGAACCCCAGGCCGCGCTGGAGGCGGGCAATGATCTGCGTCACGTTGAAGCAGCCTTGCGCAGCCTGCCGGAACGTACCCGGCAGATTTTCCTGCTCAACCGCATCCATGGCCGCAAGTACGCGGAAATCGCCAAGGCCATGGGCCTGTCCCAAAGCGCCGTGGAAAAACATATGATGCGTGCCCTCGAAGCCTGCAAGGCCAGCCTTCGTGAACCATCGCCAAGGAAAGCCCCGTGAACGCCACTGCCCGCGTCACCCCGACGCCCGACCAGGAACAGGCCGCACTGGCCTGGTTGAGCCTGTTGCATGACCAACCCAGCAGTGGCGACCAGGCCACGTTCAGCCGTTGGCTGCGGGCCGATCCTGCGCATGTGGAAGCCTACGCCCAGGCCCAGGTGCTGTGGGAATTGAGTGAAGTACCGGCCAGAACGTTGGCGGATGAGGATGCCCTGGCGCTGCAGGGTTACTTGAACGCGATGAATACCTCGAAACGCTCCAGCGTGCGGCGCTGGTCTGGCGCCCTGGCCATGGCCGCCTGCCTGCTGGTGATGATCTCGATGGGCGCCGGC from Pseudomonas sp. NC02 encodes:
- a CDS encoding serine/threonine transporter, producing the protein MTDVRTPAAENPAVDLTPTTVTQGWNKHDTTWMLGLYGTAIGAGTLFLPINAGVGGFWPLIVLALLAFPMTYFAHRGLTRFVLSGKSGDITEVVEEHFGIGAGKLITLLYFFAIFPILLVYSVALTNTLTSFMEHQLHLAAPPRAILSLVLILGLMAIVRCGQGVIVKAMSVLVYPFVAALLLLAVSLIPNWNGAFFASASEGMPLPAFFKTLWLAIPVMVFSFNHSPIISAFAVDQKRVYGPQAERKSSGILAMAHSMMVLTVMFFCFSCVLALSPADLAAAKAQNISILSYLANHFQTPVIAYAAPLIALVAITKSFLGHYIGASEGFQGLIVKSLRGRNRSMSAKWLERCTALFMVLTCWAVATFNPSILGMIETMGGPIIACLLFLMPMYAIRRVPSLRQYSGQASNVFVVLIGLIALSAIVFSVMP
- a CDS encoding L-serine ammonia-lyase, whose protein sequence is MAISVFDLFKVGIGPSSSHTVGPMRAAATFVQALIDQQLLDETRRVEVRLYGSLSATGVGHATDRACVMGLMGEWPDSIDPTSIGPRIQQLRESGQLLLGGRTSIAFNWQHDLLLLDESLPYHPNAMSLHAYGENGPLSEQTYYSVGGGFIIEAAEAESGIAPTSEVQLPYDFSSAVELLALCNKHGLRVSELMMANERAWRSDAEIRSGLLHIWSVMRECVEQGLRHEGILPGGLDVPRRAAKLHRSLLEIGKPNVITSTLSAMEWVNLFALAVNEENAAGGRMVTAPTNGAAGIIPAVLHYYMKFNPDASDDDVVNFFLAAAAVGILCKKNASISGAEVGCQGEVGSACAMAAAGLADVLGASPEQLENAAEIGLEHNLGLTCDPVGGLVQVPCIERNAIAAVKAINATQMALRGDGKHFISLDRVIRTMRDTGADMHDKYKETSRGGLAVSWVEC
- a CDS encoding LysR substrate-binding domain-containing protein, whose protein sequence is MARPLHGQTYVWLHVFSCAARHLSFTRCAEELHITPGAVSQQIRQLEERLGFRLFHRRARGVELSAEGQRLAITVGEAYGSIDAELQRLDAGMISGTLRLRSIPSFLGKWLTPRLPRLQQRFLDIQLRMVAEDSSVALHEGDFDLAIDLNDGSYPGLLSTALLDEQIFPVCAPSLLRGRPPLHGPADLVHFPLLHDITAWRGSYEYAEWEFYLNAIGYDAADVRRGHTFNRNHLTIEAAIAGMGVAIARRTLLNDELERGTLIVPFGLAVPNHKRYVLLYAPGALSHPGVRAVHDWLVEEAEIFRGLHPLGEGQL
- a CDS encoding HPF/RaiA family ribosome-associated protein translates to MQIQVNSDNHIESSIRLEEWVRTTIESTLERYEEDLTRVEVYLRDENGDKPGPHDLSCRLEARPKGHQPLSVLHKADTLEQAIDGAATKLEHALEHLYGKLRGKPRAAGQSLPNTKADEAELEEEFLENEQAALNG
- a CDS encoding MFS transporter, giving the protein MPPDAVVSAINPPRTARDGLALTAVCLVALMFGLEISSVPVILPTLEQQLGTGFQDAQWIMNAYTLACTSVLMAAGTLADRFGRRRMLVLCLWVFGLASLACGLANDASTLIAARFVQGVGGGAMMICQFAILSHQFREPATRARAFAVWGVIAGVGLGFGPMVGALILAVADWRWVFLVHVPLTLFTLVLLRISVQESRDPAAHRLDIAGMATLTLAVFALVYFITQGTESGFATPAMLGWAGLSVGSLLLFVVVERRSLHPMFDFSVFRIPRFNGALMGSIGMNFSFWPFMIYLPLYFQAGLGYDTMLTGLALLAYTLPTFVVPPLAERLALRYGAERIIPLGLGLMGVGFVTMAAINHSGQPSVVWVLIACGIAGSGLAFTNSPTTNTTTGSVSSDRAGMASGIDFSARLITLALNIALMGLVLILGIAHYLAGILPGTAQLATLSQDIAAGKLDVLPQGPLIAQAALRNGAGWAMLYAGVGACALAALSACFFRRSPR